One region of Esox lucius isolate fEsoLuc1 chromosome 17, fEsoLuc1.pri, whole genome shotgun sequence genomic DNA includes:
- the LOC114828867 gene encoding globoside alpha-1,3-N-acetylgalactosaminyltransferase 1-like, with translation MRQHKHWIKEFQHFTQSRCSFFTAREQFHSFFISSKNVPVHVDENSVRVSYEQPHLLLGRTDVVSVTPWLAPIVWEGTFDPVLIDNIYKPMNLTIATTVFAVGKYVSFLKDFLETAEKHFMINFRVRYYVFTDRPNEVPSVNLSGGRHLTVISIPGSNRWQEISAQRMKIIHNTIETQIRKEADYIFCLDVDSKFHFRWGAESLGRLVSVIHPGYYDTTRNNFPYERRPASKAFMSMDQGDYYYGGAVIGGLVEDVYILTKECQKRFEEDAKNSIEAAWQEESHLNRYLYYNKPSKVLSPEYLWQDFKARTKKVKVIRFSGVIKNYAAVRPNV, from the exons GTGTAGCTTCTTCACTGCAAGGGAACAATTTCACAGTTTCTTTATTTCCAGCAAAAATGTTCCAGTTCACGTGGATGAGAACAGCGTAAG GGTGTCATATGAGCAGCCCCATCTCTTGTTGGG ACGTACTGATGTGGTATCAGTGACCCCATGGTTGGCACCCATTGTCTGGGAAGGCACCTTTGACCCAGTGCTCATTGACAACATCTACAAGCCCATGAACCTCACCATAGCCACCACAGTGTTTGCTGTTGGAAA ATATGTCAGCTTTCTCAAAGATTTCCTGGAGACTGCAGAGAAACACTTCATGATCAACTTCAGGGTGCGCTACTATGTTTTCACTGATCGTCCCAATGAAGTTCCTTCAGTGAACCTGAGTGGAGGGAGACATCTGACAGTGATCTCAATCCCAGGTTCAAACCGCTGGCAGGAGATTTCAGCGCAGAGGATGAAGATCATCCACAACACCATCGAAACTCAGATCCGCAAGGAGGCCGACTACATCTTCTGTCTTGATGTGGACAGCAAGTTCCATTTTCGTTGGGGTGCAGAGTCTCTTGGAAGGCTGGTGTCTGTGATTCACCCAGGCTACTATGATACAACTCGTAACAACTTCCCATATGAACGGCGTCCAGCCTCGAAGGCCTTTATGTCCATGGACCAGGGTGATTATTACTATGGTGGAGCCGTGATCGGAGGGCTTGTGGAGGATGTGTACATACTAACTAAGGAATGTCAGAAAAGATTTGAAGAGGATGCCAAGAATTCCATCGAGGCCGCTTGGCAGGAGGAGAGCCACCTCAACAGGTACCTGTACTACAACAAGCCCAGCAAGGTGTTGTCTCCAGAGTATCTGTGGCAAGACTTCAAGGCCAGAACAAAAAAAGTCAAAGTGATTCGCTTCTCTGGGGTCATTAAAAACTATGCTGCAGTTCGTCCTAATGTATAG